One Qiania dongpingensis genomic window carries:
- a CDS encoding phage holin family protein, translating into MEFGTIGSVVGITVICYLAAVAVKATPLDNKWLPVICGVLGGILGVVGMRVIPDYPAGDYITAIAVGIVSGLAATGSNQVFKQLKNKTEEDKA; encoded by the coding sequence ATGGAATTTGGAACGATAGGAAGTGTAGTAGGGATCACGGTCATCTGTTATCTGGCGGCTGTGGCCGTCAAAGCAACGCCCTTAGATAATAAGTGGCTGCCCGTCATCTGTGGCGTCCTGGGCGGCATCTTGGGCGTCGTGGGGATGCGTGTCATCCCGGATTATCCGGCAGGTGATTACATAACGGCCATTGCGGTGGGAATCGTGTCCGGCCTGGCTGCCACCGGGAGCAATCAGGTGTTCAAGCAGCTTAAAAATAAGACGGAAGAGGATAAGGCATGA
- a CDS encoding BppU family phage baseplate upper protein yields MVLMDQITVDLKNPYPLAGLRAHQGDTGRGVLISLFYNGQIVEPTTETVRIFIKKPDKTQIYNDCRIENGKVKAIFTNQALAAAGRAEVEIEITGEENRVSTPIFALEILPTNIDASAIESTNEFTVLEQAVNDAMDDALQHMETTTRAAVDRADTAAATANEAADRASAAAGGEITDKTVTFATGTGTVIPESGETLGDITGKLAGSVSDLDTRLKNTAESMGNGVFTSDDTVEGSTFETQLDADTLGGQAPGYYAKQADFTLEAVTFTPAEGVGVYDSDCLYIPATKSVYLNLQLGVTIGTDDVLLGTIPDRYAPRKNIPLVGRSDAIAAMNVYVAPDGNIYASASSTQYSIRFSACYIAK; encoded by the coding sequence ATGGTATTAATGGACCAGATAACTGTGGATCTAAAGAATCCATATCCTCTGGCTGGACTCAGGGCCCACCAGGGGGACACAGGAAGAGGGGTGCTCATATCCCTCTTTTATAATGGCCAGATAGTAGAACCAACAACAGAGACTGTCAGAATTTTTATTAAAAAGCCGGATAAGACCCAAATTTATAATGACTGTCGAATTGAGAATGGTAAGGTCAAGGCCATTTTTACCAACCAGGCCCTGGCAGCAGCGGGCAGGGCTGAAGTGGAGATTGAGATAACTGGGGAGGAAAACAGAGTCAGCACTCCAATCTTTGCGCTGGAGATTTTACCGACCAATATCGACGCATCAGCCATAGAATCCACAAACGAATTCACAGTGCTTGAACAGGCCGTGAACGATGCTATGGACGATGCACTTCAGCACATGGAGACAACGACTCGGGCAGCAGTAGACCGGGCGGATACCGCAGCAGCTACCGCCAATGAAGCGGCAGATCGAGCCAGTGCGGCGGCGGGAGGAGAGATCACCGATAAAACCGTCACCTTTGCTACCGGAACGGGGACGGTAATACCGGAATCTGGTGAAACTCTCGGCGACATAACAGGTAAACTGGCGGGAAGCGTGTCCGATCTGGATACCCGCCTTAAGAACACGGCAGAATCAATGGGAAATGGTGTATTCACATCAGATGACACAGTAGAAGGTTCCACCTTCGAGACGCAGCTGGACGCCGATACTCTGGGAGGTCAGGCACCGGGGTATTATGCAAAGCAAGCGGACTTTACCCTAGAAGCGGTAACTTTTACCCCCGCGGAAGGGGTTGGCGTCTATGATTCGGACTGCCTATATATTCCGGCGACAAAAAGTGTTTACCTAAATTTACAATTAGGGGTGACGATAGGGACAGATGATGTACTATTGGGGACGATACCGGATAGATATGCGCCCCGGAAGAACATACCATTGGTTGGACGGTCAGATGCAATTGCGGCTATGAATGTGTATGTAGCGCCAGATGGAAACATATATGCGTCAGCATCAAGCACGCAATACTCCATCCGTTTCAGCGCCTGCTATATCGCGAAATAA
- a CDS encoding phage tail spike protein, translating to MIPILYEQNTRKFDTNGIGGLSGAVSCMVTEERNGSYELVMEYPVKGIHFSEIRLSAIILAVPGDGRNPQPFRIYKISKPLNGIVTINAEHISYWLSHIPCSPFSANSVNSALAGLKNNAAEECPFGFWTDKSTLAGFSVTVPSSIRSRLGGAEGSILDVYGGEYEFDNYTVKLHNQRGTDSGVSLRYGKNITDLTQEENIQNTITGVYPYWSGSDGELVILSEKTVDADSADQFPYRRTVPLDCSQDFEEKPTEEELRKRAKDYIKGEGIGIPAVSITVSFVALWQTEEYKDIAPLERVRLCDTVAVEFSELGVSAKAKVIKTVYDVLLDRYESVELGEAKSSLAGTIVRQEQTISDKPSTSFLQQAIEHATELITGASGGYVVLHADGNGQPFEILVMDTPDINTAQNVWRWNKNGWGHSSNGYNGPYALAATLENGIVADFIKAGTLQGVEVIADEGRIGGWIINGQAIYRDVRVGDKVYRVYFQPPLSSAPEKTWVLSCQESTNGGTTFGGNFILFSDGSMKNGNTTISKVGEITSSYGGVTAEMDWRGFTLSQNNTIVAQISTVGGKSNAIFDNVQYDTLNGYAGYTGRAVAQNTSGGTIVFTIKNGIITGVN from the coding sequence ATGATACCTATTTTATACGAACAGAATACGAGGAAATTTGATACAAACGGCATTGGAGGCTTGTCCGGTGCCGTTTCCTGCATGGTGACGGAAGAAAGGAACGGATCATACGAACTTGTCATGGAATATCCGGTCAAAGGAATCCATTTTTCAGAGATCCGATTATCCGCTATCATCTTAGCAGTACCAGGAGACGGCAGGAACCCGCAGCCATTCCGGATCTATAAGATATCAAAGCCACTAAATGGTATCGTGACGATCAATGCAGAACATATAAGTTACTGGCTGTCACATATTCCGTGTTCTCCGTTCTCGGCCAACAGTGTGAACAGCGCACTGGCGGGGTTAAAAAACAATGCAGCAGAAGAATGTCCGTTTGGATTTTGGACAGATAAAAGTACACTTGCGGGTTTTTCGGTCACGGTGCCATCAAGCATCCGGTCAAGGCTTGGAGGAGCGGAAGGGTCTATTCTTGATGTATACGGAGGAGAATATGAATTTGATAACTATACGGTAAAGCTTCATAATCAACGCGGAACTGATTCTGGCGTTTCTCTGCGATACGGGAAAAATATCACAGACCTAACGCAGGAGGAGAATATCCAGAACACAATAACAGGCGTATATCCGTATTGGTCAGGAAGCGATGGAGAACTGGTGATTTTAAGCGAGAAAACAGTAGATGCGGACAGCGCCGATCAATTTCCTTATCGTCGGACGGTTCCACTTGACTGTTCCCAGGACTTCGAGGAGAAGCCCACAGAGGAAGAGCTGAGAAAGCGGGCAAAGGATTATATCAAGGGGGAAGGAATCGGGATTCCAGCGGTAAGTATCACGGTGTCATTCGTGGCACTTTGGCAGACAGAAGAGTATAAGGATATCGCACCGCTTGAAAGGGTGCGCCTGTGCGATACGGTAGCGGTAGAATTCTCGGAACTTGGGGTATCTGCAAAAGCGAAGGTGATCAAGACGGTATATGACGTATTGCTAGACCGGTACGAGAGTGTCGAGCTTGGTGAAGCAAAAAGCAGTTTGGCGGGAACGATCGTAAGGCAGGAACAGACGATATCAGATAAACCGTCAACATCATTCCTGCAGCAGGCCATAGAACATGCAACGGAACTTATTACTGGTGCAAGTGGAGGATATGTGGTCCTTCATGCTGACGGAAATGGACAGCCGTTTGAGATTCTGGTCATGGATACCCCGGATATCAATACGGCCCAGAACGTATGGAGATGGAATAAAAACGGGTGGGGACATAGCTCAAACGGATACAATGGACCATATGCTCTGGCTGCGACGCTTGAAAATGGGATAGTGGCAGATTTTATAAAAGCTGGAACCCTACAGGGTGTGGAAGTGATCGCGGATGAAGGGCGTATCGGTGGATGGATCATCAACGGGCAAGCGATCTATCGGGACGTTAGAGTCGGAGACAAGGTATACAGGGTATATTTCCAGCCCCCGTTATCGTCCGCCCCAGAAAAGACGTGGGTCTTATCCTGTCAGGAATCCACCAATGGGGGAACAACATTCGGCGGGAATTTTATCCTGTTTTCAGACGGAAGCATGAAGAACGGAAACACAACCATTAGTAAGGTAGGGGAGATTACAAGTTCATATGGCGGCGTTACGGCGGAGATGGACTGGCGGGGATTCACACTGTCACAAAATAATACGATCGTGGCGCAGATCAGTACGGTAGGGGGAAAATCAAATGCAATCTTTGATAATGTACAATACGATACCCTGAACGGATATGCCGGATATACAGGAAGGGCAGTAGCACAAAATACATCTGGCGGGACGATAGTATTTACGATCAAGAACGGAATCATCACAGGAGTAAATTAA
- a CDS encoding phage tail tape measure protein → MADRIKGITIEIGGDTTGLSKALSGTNKEIGNTQKQLKDVERLLKLDPKNTELLQQKQKLLSQEVGETKTKLDALKDAEKQVQQQFEEGKVSQEQYDALKREIAATEQQLKDLKTQADNASTALSRIGQAGETMKNIGDKITGVGKKLLPVTGAVAAVGTASVAAMDAVDEGLDIVVKKTGATGDSAKELQKVYNDVATAIPADFSDIGSAVGEINTRLGFTGDKLTEASKRFLEFAKVNDVDVNTSVQLVTRAMGDAGIQAEDYADVLDMLTVAGQQSGISIDTLATNLAKYGAPMRALGIDTKDAIALFAGWEKAGVNTEIAFSGMKKAISNWGKEGKDAGAEFSKVMKEIEDAPDIASATSIAIDTFGAKAGPDLADAIQGGRFEVEEYVKALENAGGTVEDTYGGIIDEVDDTQLAMQTAQVALHDIGEAIMKTIGPILLELAKKLQGVGDWFSNLDDKGKNTVLMIAGIVAGIGPFLIILGKVAGGIGAIMTVVSKLSGAISFVTGTIIPALGSAISFLAANPIVLIIGAVVGLVALIATKGDEIQAILQKVDDFLQNIFVTDWTEIFGPGLGDGLNAFFANVKNIWDSVKQIFDGIIDFIAGVFSGDWERAWKGVQEIFGGIFDGLIAIVKAPINGIIGILNGAIGGINMLIRGLNKIKIDVPDWVPFGWGGKTFGFNIGEIGKIPYMAKGGILSQGSAVVGEAGPELLTMMGNRAMVQPLTGQSNNTTNVGGVNVFVYGAPGQDVNELADIIADKIDAAVQRKGAVFA, encoded by the coding sequence ATGGCAGATAGGATAAAAGGGATCACAATTGAGATTGGTGGTGACACGACCGGCCTGTCTAAAGCACTTTCCGGGACCAACAAGGAAATAGGCAACACACAGAAACAGTTAAAAGACGTGGAACGGCTTTTAAAGCTGGATCCAAAAAACACGGAATTGCTGCAGCAAAAACAAAAGCTGTTGTCTCAGGAAGTGGGCGAGACTAAAACGAAGCTTGACGCTTTGAAGGATGCTGAGAAACAGGTACAACAGCAATTCGAAGAAGGAAAGGTGAGTCAGGAGCAGTACGACGCGTTGAAACGTGAAATCGCAGCCACAGAACAACAGCTAAAGGATCTGAAGACTCAGGCAGATAATGCCTCAACCGCCCTGTCTAGGATTGGACAGGCGGGAGAGACGATGAAGAATATAGGCGATAAGATAACAGGAGTTGGAAAGAAGCTATTGCCTGTGACAGGAGCGGTGGCGGCGGTTGGGACAGCATCTGTGGCGGCTATGGACGCGGTAGACGAGGGGCTTGACATCGTGGTCAAAAAGACTGGGGCAACTGGAGATTCTGCAAAAGAATTACAAAAGGTCTATAACGATGTGGCGACGGCTATCCCTGCGGATTTCAGTGATATAGGGTCCGCCGTAGGAGAAATTAATACCAGGCTTGGTTTTACAGGCGACAAGCTTACCGAAGCATCAAAACGATTTCTGGAATTTGCTAAAGTAAATGACGTTGACGTGAACACATCTGTACAGCTGGTGACCAGAGCTATGGGAGATGCCGGGATACAGGCGGAGGATTATGCTGACGTTTTAGACATGTTAACAGTTGCTGGACAACAATCGGGAATTTCCATAGATACGCTGGCAACGAATCTCGCAAAATATGGAGCCCCCATGAGGGCACTTGGAATAGACACGAAAGATGCTATTGCTTTGTTTGCAGGATGGGAGAAAGCCGGAGTCAATACAGAGATAGCTTTTTCGGGGATGAAAAAAGCAATATCCAATTGGGGGAAAGAAGGAAAAGATGCGGGCGCAGAATTTTCTAAGGTAATGAAGGAGATAGAAGATGCTCCCGATATTGCATCGGCGACTTCAATAGCTATCGATACTTTTGGGGCAAAAGCAGGGCCTGACCTTGCAGATGCTATACAAGGCGGACGATTTGAGGTAGAGGAATATGTAAAGGCATTGGAAAATGCCGGAGGGACGGTAGAAGATACCTATGGAGGAATTATCGATGAGGTAGATGATACGCAGCTTGCCATGCAGACGGCACAAGTAGCTCTCCACGACATTGGAGAGGCCATTATGAAGACCATCGGCCCGATATTGCTTGAGCTGGCGAAGAAATTACAAGGGGTAGGAGACTGGTTTTCTAACTTGGATGACAAAGGGAAAAATACTGTTCTTATGATTGCAGGAATTGTGGCAGGGATAGGGCCTTTTCTAATCATTTTGGGAAAAGTGGCGGGAGGCATAGGAGCCATTATGACAGTGGTTTCAAAATTATCGGGGGCGATATCCTTTGTTACTGGAACGATCATACCCGCACTCGGGAGTGCGATTTCTTTCCTGGCAGCGAATCCAATTGTATTGATAATCGGAGCCGTCGTCGGACTTGTGGCACTGATAGCAACCAAAGGCGACGAGATACAAGCTATCTTGCAGAAAGTAGATGATTTTCTCCAGAACATTTTTGTTACAGACTGGACGGAGATATTCGGCCCAGGACTTGGAGACGGGTTGAATGCTTTTTTTGCCAATGTAAAGAACATATGGGATTCTGTAAAGCAGATCTTTGACGGGATCATCGATTTTATTGCTGGCGTTTTCAGTGGAGACTGGGAAAGGGCCTGGAAAGGTGTACAAGAAATCTTTGGAGGTATCTTTGACGGATTGATTGCTATTGTTAAAGCCCCCATAAATGGAATCATAGGTATCTTAAACGGAGCAATCGGCGGTATTAATATGCTGATACGGGGACTTAATAAGATCAAGATTGATGTCCCGGACTGGGTTCCGTTTGGATGGGGCGGAAAGACATTCGGATTTAACATAGGAGAGATTGGAAAGATACCATACATGGCAAAGGGCGGAATCCTATCTCAGGGGTCTGCGGTTGTCGGAGAGGCAGGACCGGAGTTGCTTACCATGATGGGTAACCGTGCTATGGTACAGCCGCTTACTGGACAGTCGAACAATACTACGAACGTCGGAGGCGTGAACGTTTTTGTATATGGCGCACCTGGGCAGGACGTGAATGAACTGGCTGACATCATAGCGGACAAGATCGATGCTGCCGTGCAGAGGAAAGGGGCTGTATTTGCATGA
- a CDS encoding major tail protein, giving the protein MPDKVKFNIKNVHYAPMTTQGEIPGWGTPVKIPGAVAFSMEPEGDVTPFYADGITYYQSVANNGYSGDLEMALFPAEFLKSIYGIKEGDTSKVLTENARVEPVPFALLFEEDGDASGTKFVLYNCTATRPSRSFATTTESKEVQTQSITITASPMEDGNILAMTGDETPDATSKAWYTAVYVEDKKEAGA; this is encoded by the coding sequence ATGCCAGATAAGGTGAAATTTAATATTAAAAATGTGCATTATGCTCCGATGACGACACAGGGGGAGATACCGGGATGGGGAACTCCCGTCAAGATCCCGGGAGCGGTAGCTTTTTCGATGGAGCCAGAGGGTGATGTCACACCATTTTACGCAGACGGGATCACTTATTACCAGAGCGTTGCGAACAATGGATACTCAGGCGATCTGGAGATGGCTTTATTCCCGGCGGAATTTTTAAAGTCCATTTATGGGATCAAGGAAGGAGATACCAGTAAGGTACTGACGGAAAATGCGAGGGTAGAGCCGGTCCCGTTTGCTCTTTTGTTTGAAGAAGACGGGGATGCCAGCGGGACGAAATTTGTTCTGTACAATTGCACGGCGACAAGGCCGAGCCGATCTTTTGCCACGACTACAGAATCGAAAGAAGTGCAGACACAGAGCATCACCATTACAGCGAGCCCGATGGAAGACGGGAACATATTGGCTATGACGGGCGATGAAACGCCAGATGCTACAAGTAAAGCATGGTATACCGCTGTTTATGTAGAAGATAAAAAGGAAGCAGGTGCGTGA
- a CDS encoding HK97 gp10 family phage protein: MSKRTNTNSLAITIRSLMEDYAADVAEDMKKEAKEVSKGTVKTLKTTSPKGTGKVGHYKDGWASKVERENAVSIEIKVHNRKKPWLTHLLEKGHAKRGGGRVEGIPHIAPAEKRAIEDYERRLKERLSR, from the coding sequence ATGTCGAAAAGGACGAATACGAACAGTTTGGCGATCACGATCAGATCGTTGATGGAGGACTACGCGGCAGATGTGGCGGAAGACATGAAAAAAGAAGCAAAGGAAGTTTCGAAAGGGACGGTAAAGACGTTAAAAACGACGTCACCCAAAGGAACAGGAAAGGTAGGACATTATAAAGATGGGTGGGCCTCTAAAGTAGAGCGCGAGAATGCAGTCTCGATCGAGATCAAAGTTCACAATCGAAAAAAGCCTTGGCTCACTCACCTTTTAGAAAAGGGCCATGCAAAACGCGGGGGAGGAAGAGTGGAAGGCATCCCGCATATTGCTCCGGCAGAAAAGAGAGCGATAGAAGATTACGAAAGGCGGCTGAAAGAGAGGTTGTCACGATGA